From one Myxococcales bacterium genomic stretch:
- a CDS encoding protease inhibitor I42 family protein: MRISFVALAVAVSVSSLGGLVACGGSSSEAELSQDELNRQSSVVEIDEDDNKKTISVEKGKAIKLRLASPGSGGYKWKVVSTDRSFGYPTPKDGEFESSGGGRAGGGGTQVFTWDTDSRLLTPGGANHAVKLEYRRPWEDDSVAAAETFSFKVKITEPAHEPPAPDLKPIVVEADDDGDRVKAKEGQDVVVKLPANASAGYRWHVESVDRTLGQPEVSYEANNPRAVGGGGLSVLTWKTGPAGPLSKVGTHAIKLKYSRGASGEAEKEFSFTLLIAAVAEEDEFECPTQRSINCMPPITPARRANCAADFRAWAESHCDVTFLH, translated from the coding sequence ATGCGTATTTCGTTCGTTGCTCTCGCCGTCGCCGTTTCCGTCTCTAGCCTTGGCGGCCTCGTCGCCTGCGGCGGAAGCTCCTCCGAAGCCGAGCTGTCGCAAGACGAGCTGAATCGTCAAAGCAGCGTCGTGGAGATCGACGAAGACGACAACAAGAAGACGATCTCCGTCGAGAAGGGCAAGGCCATCAAGCTGCGCCTCGCGAGCCCCGGCAGCGGCGGCTACAAGTGGAAGGTCGTAAGCACCGACCGCTCCTTCGGGTACCCGACGCCGAAGGACGGCGAGTTTGAATCGAGCGGCGGCGGTAGAGCCGGTGGCGGCGGCACGCAGGTCTTCACGTGGGACACCGACTCGCGGTTGCTTACGCCGGGCGGCGCCAACCACGCCGTGAAGCTCGAGTATCGGAGGCCCTGGGAGGACGACTCGGTGGCGGCCGCGGAGACGTTCTCGTTCAAGGTAAAGATCACCGAGCCGGCGCACGAGCCGCCGGCGCCGGACCTCAAGCCCATCGTCGTCGAGGCCGACGACGACGGCGACCGCGTAAAGGCGAAGGAAGGACAAGACGTGGTCGTCAAGCTGCCGGCCAACGCGTCGGCCGGCTACCGCTGGCACGTGGAGTCGGTCGACCGGACGCTCGGCCAGCCTGAGGTCTCTTACGAAGCCAACAACCCTCGCGCCGTCGGTGGTGGTGGGCTCTCCGTCCTCACTTGGAAGACTGGCCCGGCGGGCCCGTTGTCGAAGGTCGGCACCCACGCCATCAAGCTCAAGTACAGCCGCGGCGCCTCCGGCGAAGCCGAGAAGGAATTCAGCTTCACGTTGCTCATCGCCGCCGTTGCGGAGGAAGACGAGTTCGAGTGCCCGACGCAGCGCTCCATCAACTGCATGCCGCCCATCACGCCTGCTCGGCGCGCCAACTGCGCGGCTGACTTCCGCGCCTGGGCAGAGAGCCACTGCGACGTGACGTTCTTGCACTGA